The following coding sequences are from one uncultured Bacteroides sp. window:
- the serB gene encoding phosphoserine phosphatase SerB, with protein sequence MQLSNTELILIRITGEDRPGLTASVTEILAKYDAEIFDIGQADIHNTLSLGILCKTEEQFSGFIMKELLFKASTLGVTIRFYPISVEEYENWVGLQGKNRYILTLLGRKLSAKQISAVTRILSEQGMNIDAIKRLTGRIPLDECKANTKACIEFSVRGTPKNRIAMQEELMRLASELEMDFSFQLDNMHRRMRRLICFDMDSTLIETEVIDELAMRAGVGDEVKAITERAMRGEIDFTESFKERVALLKGLDESVMREIAENLPITEGVERLMYVLKKYGYKIAILSGGFTYFGRYLQDKFGIDYVYANELEIIDGKLTGNYLGDVVDGKRKAELLRLIAQVEKVDIAQTIAVGDGANDLPMLGVAGLGIAFHAKPKVVANAKQSINTIGLDGVLYFLGFKDSYIDENGKF encoded by the coding sequence ATGCAACTATCAAATACGGAACTGATCCTTATTCGCATTACAGGTGAAGACCGTCCCGGACTAACAGCTTCGGTGACTGAAATTTTAGCAAAATATGATGCGGAAATTTTTGACATAGGACAAGCCGACATTCATAATACATTATCTTTAGGAATATTATGCAAAACGGAAGAGCAATTTTCTGGTTTCATTATGAAAGAATTACTCTTTAAAGCATCAACTTTAGGAGTAACGATCCGATTCTACCCTATTTCAGTAGAGGAATATGAAAATTGGGTCGGACTGCAAGGTAAAAATCGTTATATATTAACACTATTGGGACGCAAATTATCTGCAAAGCAAATTTCCGCTGTGACCCGTATCTTGTCGGAACAAGGTATGAATATTGATGCTATAAAACGTCTAACAGGTCGTATACCTTTAGATGAATGCAAAGCTAACACGAAAGCATGTATTGAATTCTCTGTGCGAGGAACACCTAAGAATCGAATAGCTATGCAGGAGGAATTGATGAGGTTGGCGAGTGAACTAGAAATGGACTTTTCGTTCCAATTGGACAATATGCACCGACGTATGAGACGTCTTATCTGTTTTGATATGGACTCCACTCTTATTGAAACGGAAGTTATTGATGAACTTGCTATGCGTGCAGGAGTTGGTGATGAAGTAAAAGCTATAACTGAACGTGCTATGCGTGGCGAAATAGATTTTACTGAGAGTTTTAAAGAACGAGTGGCTTTGCTTAAGGGATTAGATGAATCAGTGATGAGAGAAATCGCAGAAAATCTTCCTATTACTGAAGGCGTGGAAAGACTAATGTATGTGCTAAAAAAATACGGATACAAAATTGCCATATTGTCGGGCGGTTTTACCTACTTCGGAAGATATCTTCAAGACAAGTTCGGAATAGATTATGTATATGCCAACGAACTGGAAATTATTGACGGGAAATTGACCGGTAATTATCTGGGAGACGTGGTGGACGGGAAGCGTAAAGCTGAGTTGTTACGCCTCATTGCTCAAGTGGAGAAAGTAGATATAGCACAGACAATTGCTGTTGGTGACGGTGCTAATGACTTACCAATGCTTGGTGTTGCTGGTTTGGGAATAGCTTTTCATGCAAAGCCTAAAGTTGTAGCAAATGCCAAACAATCTATTAATACCATTGGTTTAGACGGGGTACTCTATTTCTTAGGATTTAAAGATTCTTATATAGATGAAAACGGGAAATTCTAA
- a CDS encoding thioredoxin-like domain-containing protein, whose translation MKYVKWLFVVLLIGSLTSFIAKDKSTGGLNVGDVAPDFKIESTPNGHMFKLADTKGRYVLLNFWASYDAVSRMHNIRLNHTICSTFPQVKMVSVSFDEYASVFTETIRKDQIVSPYCFVDTKSEKSGLFKKYRLNRGFTNYLLNDKGVIIAKNISVAELSSYLTKG comes from the coding sequence ATGAAATATGTAAAATGGCTTTTTGTTGTATTATTAATTGGTTCCTTGACTTCTTTCATAGCTAAAGACAAATCCACTGGAGGATTAAATGTGGGAGACGTAGCCCCTGATTTTAAAATCGAATCTACGCCAAACGGGCACATGTTTAAGTTGGCTGATACAAAGGGCCGCTATGTGCTACTTAATTTTTGGGCAAGTTATGATGCTGTGTCTAGAATGCACAACATTCGTTTGAATCATACTATATGTTCAACTTTCCCACAGGTAAAAATGGTTTCTGTTTCGTTTGATGAATATGCATCTGTATTTACCGAAACCATTCGTAAAGACCAAATTGTTTCACCTTACTGTTTTGTTGACACAAAAAGTGAAAAATCCGGTTTATTCAAGAAATATCGTTTGAACCGTGGCTTTACGAATTATCTGCTTAATGACAAAGGTGTTATTATTGCTAAAAACATCTCTGTTGCCGAACTTTCTTCCTATTTAACTAAAGGCTAA
- a CDS encoding LptF/LptG family permease → MKNRILKRLDWYIIKKFLGTYVFSIALIISIAVVFDFNEKMDKFMSHDAPLKAIVFDYYLNFIPYFANLFSSLFVFVSVIFFTSKLAENSEIIAMFSTGMSFKRMMRPYMISAAVIALSTFLLSSYVIPRGSATRLAFEDKYYKKRKNTSVRDVQLEVDSGVIAYIERYEDYNKTGYRFSLDKFKDKKLISHLTARSITYDTTAVNKWIIKNYMIRELNGMREKISKGEKIDSTIMMEPGDFLISRNQQEIMTSPQLSVYIDRQKKRGFANIKEFEIEYHKRIAMSFAAFILTAIGLSLSSRKTKGGMGLHLGIGLGLSFSYILFQTISSTFAVNGNVPPVIAMWIPNILYTFIAIFLYRRAPK, encoded by the coding sequence ATGAAGAACAGAATCCTTAAGCGACTCGACTGGTATATCATTAAAAAGTTCTTGGGAACGTATGTGTTCTCTATTGCTTTGATTATCTCTATAGCAGTAGTGTTCGACTTTAATGAAAAGATGGATAAATTCATGAGTCATGATGCTCCATTGAAAGCTATTGTTTTTGATTACTATCTGAACTTCATTCCTTATTTTGCCAACTTGTTTAGCTCCTTATTTGTTTTTGTATCTGTTATCTTCTTCACATCAAAACTGGCTGAAAATTCCGAAATTATCGCTATGTTTTCTACCGGAATGAGTTTCAAACGGATGATGCGTCCTTATATGATTTCTGCTGCTGTTATTGCGTTATCCACTTTCTTATTGAGCTCATATGTGATACCTAGAGGAAGTGCTACCCGCTTAGCATTTGAAGATAAATATTATAAAAAGAGAAAAAATACTTCTGTGCGTGATGTGCAATTGGAAGTGGATTCAGGTGTTATAGCCTATATTGAAAGATACGAGGATTATAATAAAACCGGATATCGTTTTTCATTGGATAAATTTAAAGATAAAAAACTAATTTCTCATTTGACAGCACGTAGCATAACCTATGATACCACTGCGGTAAATAAATGGATCATCAAAAATTATATGATCCGGGAGTTGAATGGAATGCGGGAAAAAATATCCAAAGGAGAAAAAATCGATTCTACTATCATGATGGAACCTGGGGACTTTCTTATTTCAAGAAACCAACAAGAGATTATGACTAGTCCGCAACTAAGTGTGTATATAGACAGGCAAAAAAAGCGAGGATTTGCTAATATTAAAGAATTTGAGATAGAGTATCATAAACGAATCGCCATGTCGTTTGCCGCATTTATACTTACGGCGATCGGTTTGTCTCTTTCTTCTAGAAAAACAAAAGGAGGTATGGGGCTCCATTTGGGAATAGGGTTAGGATTGAGTTTCTCATATATCTTGTTTCAGACTATATCATCTACTTTTGCCGTGAATGGTAATGTTCCTCCAGTTATAGCAATGTGGATTCCTAATATTTTATATACATTCATAGCTATCTTCCTCTATCGGAGAGCTCCTAAATAG
- the tgt gene encoding tRNA guanosine(34) transglycosylase Tgt, translating into MTFDLQHVDSKTNARAGILTTDHGKIETPIFMPVGTVGSVKGVHQTELKEDIKAQIILGNTYHLYLRPGLDIIEKAGGLHKFNSFDRPMLTDSGGFQVFSLAGIRKLREEGAEFRSHIDGSKHIFTPEKVMDIERTIGADIMMAFDECPPGDSDYAYAKKSMGLTHRWLDRCIQRFNETEPKYGYQQSLFPIVQGCVYPDLRKESAEFIASKGADGNAIGGLAVGEPVEKMYEMIELVNTILPQDKPRYLMGVGTPVNILEGIERGVDMFDCVMPTRNGRNGMLFTKNGIMNMRNKKWEADFSPIEENGASAVDTLYSKAYLRHLFHAQELLAMQIASIHNLAFYLWLVGEARKHIIEGDFSTWKIMMVKRVSTRL; encoded by the coding sequence ATGACATTCGACTTACAACACGTTGACTCAAAAACAAATGCAAGAGCCGGGATTTTAACGACTGATCACGGTAAAATAGAAACACCGATCTTCATGCCTGTTGGCACCGTAGGATCGGTAAAGGGTGTGCACCAAACAGAATTGAAAGAGGATATTAAGGCACAGATTATTCTAGGCAATACATATCATCTATACCTCCGCCCGGGACTGGATATTATAGAAAAGGCCGGAGGATTACATAAATTCAATAGTTTCGATCGTCCTATGCTAACGGATAGCGGGGGGTTTCAGGTTTTCTCTTTGGCTGGCATACGCAAACTAAGAGAGGAAGGTGCTGAGTTTCGTTCGCACATTGATGGAAGCAAACATATTTTTACTCCGGAAAAGGTAATGGATATAGAGCGTACTATCGGTGCAGATATCATGATGGCTTTTGATGAATGTCCTCCGGGAGATTCAGACTATGCTTATGCTAAGAAATCTATGGGGCTGACTCACCGTTGGCTTGACAGGTGTATCCAACGTTTCAATGAAACAGAGCCTAAATATGGCTATCAACAATCTCTTTTCCCTATAGTACAAGGTTGTGTTTATCCGGATCTACGGAAAGAGTCGGCTGAATTTATCGCTTCGAAAGGAGCTGATGGTAATGCTATCGGTGGATTAGCAGTAGGCGAACCGGTGGAGAAGATGTATGAGATGATCGAATTGGTAAATACAATTTTGCCACAAGATAAACCTCGTTATCTGATGGGTGTGGGTACTCCGGTAAACATCTTAGAAGGGATAGAGCGTGGAGTGGATATGTTCGACTGTGTAATGCCTACAAGAAACGGACGAAATGGCATGCTGTTTACCAAGAATGGCATAATGAACATGAGAAATAAAAAATGGGAAGCTGACTTTTCTCCTATTGAGGAAAATGGTGCTTCGGCTGTAGATACGCTCTATAGTAAAGCTTATCTGCGACACCTTTTTCATGCGCAGGAATTGCTGGCAATGCAAATAGCTTCTATACATAACCTCGCCTTCTATTTATGGCTAGTGGGAGAAGCACGCAAACATATTATTGAGGGAGATTTCTCGACTTGGAAGATAATGATGGTTAAAAGAGTATCTACCAGATTATAA
- the lon gene encoding endopeptidase La — MKIDRYFAENEDPEENAFSLIADLDGAEDQLFDIKVDKNIPILPLRNMILFPGVLMPVSIGRKTSLKLIKEADKMNAYVGVTCQKSSNTEDPDFGDLHPVGTVAKIVRLLDMPDQSTTVILQGMVRMSLDTITSQRPYLRGDVTVLSENIPNDTDRDFVALVDSCKDLAIRYIKSSEMMHQESAFAIRNINTPMFLIHFICTNLPLKIEEKIELIKIPDLRNRAQKLMEILIREVQLAEIKASIQLRAREDIDQQQREYFLQQQIKTIQDELGGNGSEEEIEEMRKKAEKMKWSKEIKETFLKELAKLERTHSQSPDYSVQLNYLQIMLSLPWGIYTTDNINLKNAEKTLNKDHYGLEKVKERILEHLAVLKLKDDMKSPIICLYGPPGVGKTSLGKSIAASLKRKYIRMSLGGVHDEAEIRGHRKTYVGAMPGRVIKSLIKAGSSNPVFILDEIDKLSSDRQGDPSSALLEVLDPEQNSTFHDNFLDVDYDLSKVMFIATANNLNTIPAPLLDRMELIEVSGYITEEKIEIARKHLVPKEMVANGINKNDIKIPKNTLELIIESYTRESGVRELEKKISKIFRKSARQYATDGYFAKTEIKPTDLAEFLGTPEYSRDKYQGNDYAGVVTGLAWTAVGGEILFVETSLSRGKGGRLTLTGNLGDVMKESAMLALEYIKAHSSQLNLDDEIFDNWNIHVHVPEGAIPKDGPSAGITMATSLASALTQRKVRANLAMTGEITLRGKVLPVGGIKEKILAAKRAGIKKIILSSENKKDIADIQDMYLKGLNFHYVNDIREVFALALTDEKVADAIDFTPKKATEE, encoded by the coding sequence ATGAAGATAGATAGATATTTCGCAGAAAATGAGGATCCTGAAGAAAACGCTTTTTCTCTAATAGCTGATTTAGACGGGGCTGAAGACCAATTATTTGACATAAAAGTAGATAAAAACATACCTATTCTACCTCTAAGAAACATGATTTTGTTTCCGGGCGTACTAATGCCTGTATCTATAGGTAGGAAGACTTCTTTAAAACTTATTAAAGAAGCCGATAAAATGAATGCTTATGTAGGGGTGACTTGCCAAAAGAGCTCCAATACAGAAGATCCCGATTTTGGGGATTTACATCCAGTTGGAACGGTGGCCAAGATTGTTCGGTTGCTAGACATGCCGGATCAGTCTACTACAGTAATTCTACAAGGAATGGTTCGGATGTCTTTGGATACTATCACAAGCCAACGTCCTTATTTACGTGGAGACGTAACAGTATTATCAGAAAATATTCCGAACGATACTGACCGTGATTTTGTAGCATTGGTAGACTCTTGCAAAGATTTAGCAATACGCTATATCAAATCATCAGAAATGATGCATCAAGAATCGGCTTTTGCTATTCGTAACATTAATACTCCGATGTTTCTGATTCACTTCATCTGTACTAATCTACCGTTGAAGATTGAAGAGAAAATAGAGCTAATCAAGATTCCTGATCTTCGTAACAGAGCTCAAAAACTAATGGAAATACTGATTCGTGAAGTACAATTGGCAGAAATTAAAGCCTCTATTCAACTTCGCGCCAGAGAAGATATAGACCAACAACAGAGAGAATATTTCTTGCAACAACAGATCAAAACCATTCAAGACGAATTGGGTGGTAACGGATCGGAAGAAGAAATAGAGGAAATGCGCAAAAAGGCGGAAAAAATGAAGTGGAGTAAGGAAATTAAGGAGACATTCCTTAAAGAACTTGCTAAATTAGAAAGAACGCACTCACAATCACCGGACTACAGCGTACAGCTCAATTACTTGCAAATCATGCTGAGTTTGCCATGGGGTATTTATACAACTGATAATATCAATCTTAAAAATGCCGAAAAAACACTGAATAAAGATCATTACGGTCTGGAGAAGGTGAAAGAACGCATATTAGAGCACTTGGCAGTATTGAAGTTGAAGGATGACATGAAATCGCCTATCATCTGTTTGTATGGCCCTCCGGGAGTAGGAAAAACATCTCTAGGTAAATCCATAGCTGCATCGCTAAAACGAAAATACATCCGTATGTCATTGGGTGGCGTGCATGATGAAGCGGAAATACGTGGGCACAGAAAGACTTATGTCGGAGCTATGCCGGGACGAGTAATAAAGAGCTTGATAAAAGCAGGTTCTTCAAATCCAGTATTTATTTTGGATGAAATAGATAAGTTGAGCAGTGATCGCCAAGGTGATCCATCGTCGGCTCTACTCGAAGTGCTTGACCCTGAACAGAATAGTACTTTCCATGATAATTTTTTAGATGTAGATTATGATTTGTCGAAGGTAATGTTCATTGCCACTGCTAATAATCTAAATACAATACCTGCTCCTCTACTCGACCGTATGGAGTTGATAGAAGTTAGCGGATATATTACGGAAGAAAAAATAGAGATAGCCCGTAAACATTTGGTTCCTAAAGAAATGGTTGCTAACGGAATTAATAAAAATGATATCAAGATTCCCAAAAACACGTTAGAATTAATCATAGAATCATATACTCGTGAAAGTGGTGTACGTGAGCTGGAAAAGAAGATAAGCAAAATCTTTAGAAAATCAGCACGCCAATATGCTACCGATGGTTATTTTGCTAAGACAGAAATTAAACCAACCGATTTGGCAGAGTTTTTGGGTACTCCGGAATATAGCCGTGATAAATATCAAGGAAATGATTATGCCGGAGTGGTAACAGGCTTGGCATGGACTGCTGTAGGAGGTGAAATTTTATTCGTAGAAACTAGCTTGAGTCGTGGTAAAGGTGGACGACTGACTCTGACAGGTAATCTGGGTGATGTCATGAAGGAGTCTGCTATGCTGGCATTGGAATATATCAAAGCGCATTCATCACAATTAAACTTGGATGATGAGATTTTTGATAATTGGAACATTCACGTGCATGTTCCTGAAGGTGCGATCCCTAAAGACGGACCTTCGGCAGGTATCACCATGGCAACGTCTCTGGCATCAGCTCTGACACAAAGAAAAGTAAGAGCGAACTTAGCTATGACAGGGGAAATCACTCTCCGCGGAAAAGTTCTTCCGGTAGGTGGTATTAAGGAAAAAATTCTAGCTGCAAAACGTGCTGGGATTAAAAAGATTATTCTAAGTTCGGAGAACAAAAAAGATATAGCGGATATTCAAGACATGTATCTCAAAGGATTGAATTTTCACTATGTAAATGATATTAGAGAAGTTTTTGCTCTTGCGCTGACAGATGAAAAGGTAGCGGACGCAATTGACTTTACGCCAAAGAAAGCTACTGAAGAATGA
- a CDS encoding methyltransferase produces the protein MANSYFQFKQFTVWHDKCGMKVGTDSVLLGAWTRVEGARRILDIGTGTGLVALMLAQRCEANIIGVEIDNHAAEQAKENIARSPWTDRLSVARIDVKEYSSEEKFKVITSNPPYFFDSLTSPDEQRTLARHGAELTYEELFTSVARLLASDGEFTIVIPAKVATDVIDIAFNNKLYPIRKLWVHTKPETSPKRVLLTFAFLKKESEEQHLLIELERHQYSPEYIALTREYYLKM, from the coding sequence ATGGCCAATTCTTATTTTCAATTCAAACAGTTCACGGTGTGGCATGACAAATGTGGCATGAAAGTGGGTACAGACAGTGTTCTTTTAGGAGCGTGGACAAGAGTTGAGGGTGCTAGACGAATCCTAGACATTGGTACGGGCACGGGATTGGTTGCTTTGATGTTGGCACAACGTTGCGAGGCTAATATTATAGGGGTGGAGATTGATAATCATGCAGCTGAACAAGCTAAAGAGAATATAGCACGCTCACCATGGACGGACAGATTATCCGTTGCTAGAATAGATGTGAAAGAATATTCTTCGGAAGAAAAATTTAAAGTTATTACTTCTAATCCTCCTTATTTTTTTGATTCTCTTACTTCACCTGATGAGCAGCGTACACTAGCAAGGCATGGCGCAGAACTCACTTATGAGGAATTATTTACTTCTGTAGCCCGTTTGCTTGCTTCTGATGGCGAATTTACGATTGTTATTCCTGCCAAAGTGGCAACTGACGTTATTGATATTGCTTTCAACAATAAACTTTATCCAATTCGTAAGCTATGGGTACATACTAAGCCGGAAACCTCTCCTAAAAGGGTTTTGCTAACTTTTGCCTTTCTTAAAAAAGAGAGTGAGGAGCAACATCTTCTCATTGAATTGGAACGGCATCAATACAGTCCTGAATATATAGCTCTTACTCGCGAGTATTACCTTAAAATGTAG
- the ispE gene encoding 4-(cytidine 5'-diphospho)-2-C-methyl-D-erythritol kinase — translation MITFPNAKINLGLNIIAKRSDGYHNLETVFYPVSLEEALEVNKSENNSTPFALHTSGLPVEGDPAQNLVAKAFQLLAKRFDLPPIDVYLYKKIPTGAGLGGGSSDAAFMLKLLNDEFELKLTTEELEEYAAQLGADCAFFIRNHPTFAEGIGNIFSSVKVSLQGYGIVIVKPDIFVSTREAFSLITPAKPEISLKENIYRAPEEWKKHITNDFERSVFKLYPAIAEIKDKLYDHGAIYASMSGSGAAVYGLFTPKTEIPEMDFGSSFFYQSILK, via the coding sequence ATGATTACATTTCCAAATGCAAAAATAAACCTCGGGCTCAACATTATTGCGAAGCGCTCTGATGGATACCATAATCTGGAGACAGTATTTTACCCTGTATCCTTAGAAGAAGCTCTCGAAGTCAACAAGTCAGAAAATAATAGTACCCCATTCGCATTACATACTTCGGGACTACCCGTTGAAGGTGATCCTGCTCAAAACCTCGTAGCTAAAGCCTTTCAACTTTTAGCAAAACGTTTTGATCTTCCTCCAATAGATGTTTATCTCTATAAGAAGATTCCAACCGGTGCGGGACTAGGAGGAGGATCATCAGATGCCGCTTTTATGCTAAAATTGCTCAACGATGAGTTCGAATTGAAGTTAACCACAGAAGAACTAGAAGAGTATGCCGCCCAACTGGGAGCCGACTGTGCTTTTTTTATACGCAACCACCCCACCTTTGCGGAGGGAATAGGAAACATCTTTTCTTCTGTTAAAGTTTCTTTGCAAGGGTATGGTATTGTGATTGTGAAACCAGATATCTTCGTTTCCACTCGGGAAGCTTTTTCATTAATCACTCCTGCTAAACCTGAAATATCTCTGAAAGAGAACATCTACCGCGCACCTGAAGAGTGGAAAAAACACATCACCAATGATTTTGAACGTAGCGTATTCAAGCTTTATCCTGCTATAGCAGAAATAAAGGACAAGCTATATGATCACGGTGCAATATATGCTTCGATGAGTGGTTCGGGAGCAGCAGTCTATGGTTTGTTTACTCCGAAAACAGAAATACCAGAGATGGATTTCGGTTCTTCTTTTTTCTACCAAAGCATTTTAAAATAA
- the dnaB gene encoding replicative DNA helicase — protein sequence MAEQRRNTRTTKTKVQPVNEYGRLQPQAPELEEAVIGALMIEKDAYSEVSEILRPESFYEHRHQLIYSAITDLAVQQKPVDILTVTEQLRKRGELEEIGGPFYITQLSSKVASSAHIEYHARIIAQKFLARQLITFSSDIETKAFDETLDVDDLMQEAEGKLFEISQRNMKKDYTQINPVIAEAYELLQKAAARTDGLSGLESGFTKLDKMTSGWQNSDLVIIAARPAMGKTAFVLSMARNIAVNFRSPVALFSLEMSNVQLVNRLIVNVCEIPGEKIKSGQLAAYEWQQLDYKLKDLIDAPLYVDDTPSLSVFELRTKARRLVREHGVKIIIIDYLQLMNASGMSFGSRQEEVSTISRSLKGLAKELNIPIIALSQLNRGVESREGIEGKRPQLSDLRESGAIEQDADMVCFIHRPEYYKIYSDDKGNDLRGMAEIIIAKHRNGATGDVLLRFKGEYAKFQNPDDDMIIPTPDAPGAMLGSRMNGSGSSQSQVPPPDSASVPMPDNPFGAGNDGPLPF from the coding sequence ATGGCTGAACAAAGAAGAAACACACGGACAACGAAAACTAAAGTACAACCGGTTAATGAATATGGTCGTTTGCAACCTCAGGCTCCGGAATTGGAAGAAGCTGTTATCGGTGCATTGATGATCGAAAAAGATGCTTATTCTGAAGTAAGCGAGATTTTGCGCCCTGAATCTTTCTATGAACATAGACACCAACTGATATATTCTGCTATTACTGATTTGGCAGTCCAACAAAAGCCCGTGGATATTCTTACGGTGACCGAACAATTACGTAAACGAGGAGAGTTGGAAGAGATTGGGGGACCTTTTTATATTACGCAACTGAGTAGTAAGGTTGCTTCTTCCGCTCACATTGAGTATCATGCCCGTATCATTGCCCAGAAGTTTTTGGCACGTCAGTTAATTACTTTCAGTAGCGATATTGAAACGAAGGCTTTTGATGAAACGTTGGATGTGGATGATTTGATGCAGGAAGCTGAAGGCAAGCTTTTCGAGATTTCTCAGCGTAATATGAAGAAAGACTATACGCAGATTAATCCGGTAATTGCTGAAGCTTATGAATTGTTACAGAAAGCTGCCGCGCGTACCGATGGTTTGAGTGGTTTGGAGAGCGGATTTACCAAACTGGATAAGATGACTTCCGGTTGGCAAAACTCCGATTTGGTCATCATCGCTGCCCGTCCGGCTATGGGAAAAACAGCTTTTGTACTCTCTATGGCACGTAACATAGCTGTAAATTTTCGCAGTCCGGTAGCTTTGTTCTCGCTTGAAATGAGTAATGTGCAGTTGGTTAACCGTCTGATTGTAAACGTTTGTGAGATCCCTGGTGAAAAAATAAAAAGCGGACAGTTGGCTGCTTATGAGTGGCAACAGCTGGACTATAAATTGAAAGATTTGATTGACGCTCCGCTTTATGTGGATGATACTCCTTCACTTTCTGTTTTCGAACTTCGTACCAAAGCACGTCGTCTGGTTAGAGAGCATGGGGTGAAGATTATCATCATTGACTACCTTCAGTTGATGAATGCCAGCGGAATGTCTTTCGGTAGCCGTCAGGAAGAGGTAAGTACCATTTCTCGTTCGCTCAAAGGGTTGGCTAAGGAGTTGAATATTCCTATTATTGCCTTGTCACAGTTAAATCGTGGTGTTGAGAGTCGTGAAGGTATTGAAGGTAAACGTCCTCAGTTGAGCGATCTTCGTGAATCCGGTGCCATCGAGCAGGATGCCGATATGGTTTGCTTCATTCACCGTCCTGAATATTATAAAATTTATTCAGATGATAAAGGAAATGATCTTCGGGGTATGGCTGAGATTATTATCGCTAAACATCGTAACGGTGCTACGGGAGATGTGTTACTCCGATTTAAAGGGGAATATGCTAAATTTCAGAACCCTGATGATGATATGATCATCCCGACTCCCGATGCTCCCGGTGCAATGTTGGGATCTCGGATGAATGGAAGTGGGAGCTCACAATCACAAGTACCTCCACCTGATTCTGCAAGTGTACCGATGCCTGATAATCCTTTCGGAGCGGGCAATGACGGACCACTGCCTTTCTAG